A window of Scophthalmus maximus strain ysfricsl-2021 chromosome 10, ASM2237912v1, whole genome shotgun sequence contains these coding sequences:
- the LOC118284675 gene encoding zinc transporter ZIP1 has protein sequence MSVGGRASSSALLLPDGREAAGLRVDPADVPALEIKLGALAVLLSVTLLFGFAPLCLVRGTGRCSVDPDLRRRLLSLISCFAGGVFLATCLLDLLPDYLQAIDQAFSSAGISLQFPLPEFIVAMGFFLVLVLEQVVLAFKDQSSFYVEERRSLLVDSGVQANDRSHHHHHHRRRGSEEAEGGHFHVDFGSQSALRAFILVFSLSLHSVFEGLAVGLQEEGKEVLEICMALMIHKSVISFSLAFKLFQSRLRRTVVAGCLLLFAAMSPLGIGLGICLTETRAQPQHQLARCSLEGLATGTFLYITFMEILPHELSSPRHRLPKVAMLLLGFAVVTAVLFIKL, from the exons ATGTCCGTCGGCGGccgggcctcctcctccgccctcctgCTGCCTGATGGGAGGGAAGCCGCGGGGCTGCGGGTCGACCCGGCCGACGTTCCCGCCCTGGAGATCAAGCTGGGAGCGCTGGCCGTGCTCCTGTCCGTCACGCTGCTGTTCGGCTTCGCGCCGCTCTGCCTCGTCCGGGGGACGGGCCGCTGCAGCGTGGACCCAG ACCTGCGACGCCGACTGCTGAGTCTGATCAGCTGCTTCGCTGGGGGAGTTTTCTTGGCCACCTGCCTGTTGGACCTGCTGCCGGACTACCTGCAGGCCATCGACCAGGCCTTCAGCAGCGCAGGGATCTCA CTCCAGTTCCCTCTGCCTGAGTTCATCGTGGCCATGGGCTTCTTCCTGGTGCTGGTCCTGGAGCAGGTGGTCCTGGCCTTCAAGGACCAGTCGTCCTTCTACGTGGAGGAGCGTCGCTCTCTGCTGGTGGACTCCGGCGTCCAGGCGAACGACAggagtcatcatcatcatcatcaccgccgCCGAGGCTCGGAGGAGGCCGAAGGCGGCCACTTCCACGTGGACTTCGGCTCCCAGTCGGCCCTGCGAGCCTTCATCCTggtcttctctctgtctctgcactCGGTGTTTGAGGGTCTGGCCGtggggctgcaggaggagggcaAGGAGGTGCTGGAGATCTGCATGGCGCTGATGATCCACAAGAGCGTCATCTCCTTCAGCCTGGCCTTTAAGCTGTTCCAGAGCCGGCTGCGGCGCACCGTGGTGGCCGGCTGCCTGCTGCTGTTCGCCGCCATGTCCCCGCTGGGTATCGGCCTGGGAATCTGCCTGACGGAGACCCGGGCGCAGCCGCAGCACCAGCTGGCGCGCTGCTCGCTGGAGGGGCTGGCGACGGGAACCTTCCTCTACATCACCTTCATGGAGATCCTGCCGCACGAGCTCAGCTCCCCCAGGCACCGCCTCCCCAAGGTGgccatgctgctgctgggcttcGCCGTGGTCACCGCCGTGCTCTTCATCAAACTGTAA
- the LOC118284679 gene encoding histidine N-acetyltransferase-like → MYRVIAKEAILSLCCEAAHLGLFIAELRSRLSRQADASTGGPVVLTQQQAETLILSDHVVSNLLPGKTIIDDWEPLRPVEANLEVLRRRGPMWMADRVLEPTVVSLCSPPYAVPYRHALRINVNVFGHSLASVCAVFLAQLEALLPSLRGYLVLCVFVDPAVWSGLRQFCQNKANVSFFRDYWEEIVLETDV, encoded by the exons ATGTACCGAGTCATTGCTAAAGAG GCCatcttgtctctgtgttgcGAGGCTGCCCACCTCGGCCTCTTCATCGCTGAGCTCAGGTCCAGACTCTCCCGCCAGGCTGACGCCTCCACCGGCGGTCCCGTTGTGCTGACCCAGCAGCAGGCGGAGACCCTGATCCTCAGCGACCATGTGGTCTCCAACCTGCTGCCCGGCAAAACCATCATCGATGACTGGGAGCCCCTGAGGCCCGTGGAGGCCAATCTGGAGGTGCTGCGCCGCAGGGGGCCGATGTGGATGGCGGACCGCGTGTTGGAGCCCACCGTTGTCAGCCTGTGCAGCCCGCCGTACGCCGTCCCCTACCGGCATGCCCTGCGCATCAACGTCAATGTTTTTGGCCACAGTTTGGCCTCGGTCTGCGCCGTGTTCCTGGCTCAGCTTGAAGCTTTGCTGCCAAGTCTCCGAGGGTATCTGGTCCTCTGCGTCTTTGTGGACCCTGCGGTCTGGTCCGGGTTACGTCAGTTCTGCCAGAATAAAGCCAACGTGTCGTTTTTTCGGGACTACTGGGAGGAGATCGTACTGGAGACAGACGTCTGA